The proteins below are encoded in one region of Sebastes fasciatus isolate fSebFas1 chromosome 16, fSebFas1.pri, whole genome shotgun sequence:
- the ncbp3 gene encoding nuclear cap-binding protein subunit 3 isoform X1 — translation MAAVRSSSLLVSVKPDRDSGSDPSQPDSGSESGSDRDARDAEPMEVEEGELETEDRSGNRSVNRDLKELLPDTSRRYENKGGAFITGIDVNSKEAIERKEKRARRFHFRPEDNADQRTVFMDKDTMKKAIPSLRMEAIYVMGVDHMSTQDVFGYFKEYPPAHIEWIDDQSCNVVWLDDNTSVRALVNGSRMPDPEAVTTETESTDQSGEQTKVRRGQTSDDDDDDNEEEEGEVEEEDEEEAVKKSSEEIEVIEVKDMKDSDGEAEQKTKAEDVQVEDLSLTERESLLRNDLRPAIKPFKGNKLFLRFATHDDKKELGAARRSRYYMKYGNPNYGGMKGILSNSWKRRYHNKRIQRDVIKSKKPLIGDNMGHTPPYTHRHSADLVNLPEEPIKEEEEEEEEEEGGDEDMEDDRVVEYKERGDRERGERGGGGGGVSGGGVSGGGSVSGGVVSGGVVSSGSRSLGAGLRSRVERSPSPWSESDEMDYDLELKMISTPSPKKSKKMTMYADEVDTQLKSIRNRVGESGSQTRAKSTSPPKVMDVRQLLEEKRKGLSQHRQPPPVATSGKTDVRQRLGKRRYSPDSRRSPSPVSPRDTPPAREPIGDVHRRLGVASQDSRGSNSSKDRKTGGLWSRLGAAEDDSTAGRHERHSSSSSSSRPAGLFSSSGRSDAGEGGGVGGSGSKKGGDGEEEVEVEEEDDSTLQKMWGAMIKQKQERLTHKIKKSRLDNLPSLQIEISRDSSDDSDA, via the exons ATGGCGGCGGTGCGCAGCAGCAGCTTGTTGGTCTCAGTGAAGCCGGACCGAGACAGCGGCTCCGACCCGTCACAACCAGACTCCGGCTCAGAGTCCGGGTCGGACCGGGACGCCCGGGATGCTGAACcgatggaggtggaggagggcgAGCTGGAGACGGAGGACCGGTCCGGTAACCGCTCCGTTAACCGGGACCTGAAGGAGCTGCTGCCG gatACGAGCCGGCGATATGAGAACAAGGGTGGAGCGTTCATCACTGGGATCGATGTGAACTCTAAG GAGGCGATTGAAAGGAAAGAGAAGCGAGCGAGACGTTTCCATTTCCGTCCCGAGGACAACGCCGACCAGAGGACGGTTTTCATGGATAAAGACACCATGAAGAAAG CTATCCCCAGTCTGCGCATGGAGGCCATCTACGTGATGGGCGTGGACCACATGAGCACGCAGGACGTCTTTGGATACTTTAAGGAATATCCTCCAGCGCACATCGAGTGGATCGATGACCAGTCCT GTAACGTGGTTTGGCTCGATGACAACACATCCGTCCGAGCCCTCGTCAACGGCAGCCGAATGCCCGACCCGGAGGCGGTTACCACGGAGACGGAGAGCACTGACCAGTCGGGCGAACAGACCAAAG TTCGTCGGGGTCAAAcgtcagatgatgatgatgatgataatgaagaggaagagggcgaggtggaggaggaggacgaggaggaagcGGTGAAGAAGAGCAGCGAGGAGATCGAGGTGATCGAGGTGAAAGACATGAAAGACAGTGACGGAGAGGCGGAGCAGAAAACGAAGGCGGAGGACGTTCAG gtggAAGACCTGTCGCTGACGGAGAGAGAGTCTCTGCTGAGAAACGACCTGCGACCCGCCATCAAACCCTTCAAAGGAAACAAACTCTTCCTGCGGTTCGCCACACACG ACGATAAGAAGGAGCTGGGCGCCGCTCGTCGCAGCCGTTACTACATGAAGTACGGAAACCCGAACTACGGAGGCATGAAGGGAATCCTCAGCAACTCCTG GAAGAGGAGGTATCACAACAAGCGGATCCAGCGAGACGTCATCAAGAGCAAGAAGCCTCTGATCGGAGACAACATGGGACACACGCCGCCGTACACCCACCGACACTCCG cTGACCTGGTCAACCTGCCGGAGGAGCCCAtcaaggaggaagaggaggaggaagaggaggaggagggcggcGACGAGGACATGGAGGACGACAGGGTGGTGGAGTACAAAGAGCGTGGTGACCGGGAAAGAGGAGAAAGgggcggcggcggtggcggtgtTAGCGGCGGCGGTGTTAGCGGCGGTGGCAGTGTTAGCGGCGGCGTTGTTAGCGGCGGCGTTGTTAGCAGCGGCTCGCGTTCGCTGGGGGCGGGGCTCCGTAGCCGGGTGGAGCGCTCCCCGTCTCCGTGGTCGGAGTCGGACGAGATGGACTACGACCTGGAGCTGAAGATGATCTCCACGCCTTCGCCCAAGAAGAGCAAGAAGATGACGATGTACGCCGACGAGGTGGACACTCAGCTGAAGAGCATCCG GAACCGGGTCGGGGAGTCGGGATCACAGACTCGGGCCAAATCCACGTCGCCCCCGAAGGTGATGGACGTCCggcagctgctggaggagaaaagaaaaggtcTCTCTCAGCACAGACAGCCCCCCCCGGTGGCCACCAGCGGGAAGACAG ATGTGCGGCAGCGGTTGGGTAAAAGGCGCTACTCTCCCGACAGTCGGCGCTCCCCCTCCCCCGTCTCCCCCAGAGACACGCCTCCCGCCAGAGAACCAATCGGAGACGTGCATCGCAGGCTGGGCGTGGCCAGTCAAGACAGCAGAGGCTCTAATTCATCCAAAGACAGGAAGACAG GCGGGCTGTGGAGCCGACTCGGCGCTGCCGAAGACGACAGCACCGCCGGACGTCACGAGCGTcacagctccagcagctccagcagccgGCCGGCGggcctcttctcctcctcgggGAGGAGCGACGCTGGCGAGGGCGGCGGTGTCGGCGGCAGCGGCAGCAAGaaaggaggagacggagaggaggaagttgaggtggaggaggaagacgacTCGACGCTGCAGAAGATGTGGGGCGCCATGATCAAACAGAAACAGGAGCGTCTGACCCACAAGATCAAGAAGAGCCGGCTGGACAACCTGCCGTCGCTGCAGATCGAGATCAGCCGCGATAGCAGTGACGACTCCGACgcctga
- the ncbp3 gene encoding nuclear cap-binding protein subunit 3 isoform X2 has product MAAVRSSSLLVSVKPDRDSGSDPSQPDSGSESGSDRDARDAEPMEVEEGELETEDRSGNRSVNRDLKELLPDTSRRYENKGGAFITGIDVNSKEAIERKEKRARRFHFRPEDNADQRTVFMDKDTMKKAIPSLRMEAIYVMGVDHMSTQDVFGYFKEYPPAHIEWIDDQSCNVVWLDDNTSVRALVNGSRMPDPEAVTTETESTDQSGEQTKVRRGQTSDDDDDDNEEEEGEVEEEDEEEAVKKSSEEIEVIEVKDMKDSDGEAEQKTKAEDVQVEDLSLTERESLLRNDLRPAIKPFKGNKLFLRFATHDDKKELGAARRSRYYMKYGNPNYGGMKGILSNSWKRRYHNKRIQRDVIKSKKPLIGDNMGHTPPYTHRHSADLVNLPEEPIKEEEEEEEEEEGGDEDMEDDRVVEYKERGDRERGERGGGSVSGGVVSGGVVSSGSRSLGAGLRSRVERSPSPWSESDEMDYDLELKMISTPSPKKSKKMTMYADEVDTQLKSIRNRVGESGSQTRAKSTSPPKVMDVRQLLEEKRKGLSQHRQPPPVATSGKTDVRQRLGKRRYSPDSRRSPSPVSPRDTPPAREPIGDVHRRLGVASQDSRGSNSSKDRKTGGLWSRLGAAEDDSTAGRHERHSSSSSSSRPAGLFSSSGRSDAGEGGGVGGSGSKKGGDGEEEVEVEEEDDSTLQKMWGAMIKQKQERLTHKIKKSRLDNLPSLQIEISRDSSDDSDA; this is encoded by the exons ATGGCGGCGGTGCGCAGCAGCAGCTTGTTGGTCTCAGTGAAGCCGGACCGAGACAGCGGCTCCGACCCGTCACAACCAGACTCCGGCTCAGAGTCCGGGTCGGACCGGGACGCCCGGGATGCTGAACcgatggaggtggaggagggcgAGCTGGAGACGGAGGACCGGTCCGGTAACCGCTCCGTTAACCGGGACCTGAAGGAGCTGCTGCCG gatACGAGCCGGCGATATGAGAACAAGGGTGGAGCGTTCATCACTGGGATCGATGTGAACTCTAAG GAGGCGATTGAAAGGAAAGAGAAGCGAGCGAGACGTTTCCATTTCCGTCCCGAGGACAACGCCGACCAGAGGACGGTTTTCATGGATAAAGACACCATGAAGAAAG CTATCCCCAGTCTGCGCATGGAGGCCATCTACGTGATGGGCGTGGACCACATGAGCACGCAGGACGTCTTTGGATACTTTAAGGAATATCCTCCAGCGCACATCGAGTGGATCGATGACCAGTCCT GTAACGTGGTTTGGCTCGATGACAACACATCCGTCCGAGCCCTCGTCAACGGCAGCCGAATGCCCGACCCGGAGGCGGTTACCACGGAGACGGAGAGCACTGACCAGTCGGGCGAACAGACCAAAG TTCGTCGGGGTCAAAcgtcagatgatgatgatgatgataatgaagaggaagagggcgaggtggaggaggaggacgaggaggaagcGGTGAAGAAGAGCAGCGAGGAGATCGAGGTGATCGAGGTGAAAGACATGAAAGACAGTGACGGAGAGGCGGAGCAGAAAACGAAGGCGGAGGACGTTCAG gtggAAGACCTGTCGCTGACGGAGAGAGAGTCTCTGCTGAGAAACGACCTGCGACCCGCCATCAAACCCTTCAAAGGAAACAAACTCTTCCTGCGGTTCGCCACACACG ACGATAAGAAGGAGCTGGGCGCCGCTCGTCGCAGCCGTTACTACATGAAGTACGGAAACCCGAACTACGGAGGCATGAAGGGAATCCTCAGCAACTCCTG GAAGAGGAGGTATCACAACAAGCGGATCCAGCGAGACGTCATCAAGAGCAAGAAGCCTCTGATCGGAGACAACATGGGACACACGCCGCCGTACACCCACCGACACTCCG cTGACCTGGTCAACCTGCCGGAGGAGCCCAtcaaggaggaagaggaggaggaagaggaggaggagggcggcGACGAGGACATGGAGGACGACAGGGTGGTGGAGTACAAAGAGCGTGGTGACCGGGAAAGAGGAGAAAGg GGCGGTGGCAGTGTTAGCGGCGGCGTTGTTAGCGGCGGCGTTGTTAGCAGCGGCTCGCGTTCGCTGGGGGCGGGGCTCCGTAGCCGGGTGGAGCGCTCCCCGTCTCCGTGGTCGGAGTCGGACGAGATGGACTACGACCTGGAGCTGAAGATGATCTCCACGCCTTCGCCCAAGAAGAGCAAGAAGATGACGATGTACGCCGACGAGGTGGACACTCAGCTGAAGAGCATCCG GAACCGGGTCGGGGAGTCGGGATCACAGACTCGGGCCAAATCCACGTCGCCCCCGAAGGTGATGGACGTCCggcagctgctggaggagaaaagaaaaggtcTCTCTCAGCACAGACAGCCCCCCCCGGTGGCCACCAGCGGGAAGACAG ATGTGCGGCAGCGGTTGGGTAAAAGGCGCTACTCTCCCGACAGTCGGCGCTCCCCCTCCCCCGTCTCCCCCAGAGACACGCCTCCCGCCAGAGAACCAATCGGAGACGTGCATCGCAGGCTGGGCGTGGCCAGTCAAGACAGCAGAGGCTCTAATTCATCCAAAGACAGGAAGACAG GCGGGCTGTGGAGCCGACTCGGCGCTGCCGAAGACGACAGCACCGCCGGACGTCACGAGCGTcacagctccagcagctccagcagccgGCCGGCGggcctcttctcctcctcgggGAGGAGCGACGCTGGCGAGGGCGGCGGTGTCGGCGGCAGCGGCAGCAAGaaaggaggagacggagaggaggaagttgaggtggaggaggaagacgacTCGACGCTGCAGAAGATGTGGGGCGCCATGATCAAACAGAAACAGGAGCGTCTGACCCACAAGATCAAGAAGAGCCGGCTGGACAACCTGCCGTCGCTGCAGATCGAGATCAGCCGCGATAGCAGTGACGACTCCGACgcctga